The proteins below are encoded in one region of Hordeum vulgare subsp. vulgare chromosome 3H, MorexV3_pseudomolecules_assembly, whole genome shotgun sequence:
- the LOC123442878 gene encoding ectonucleotide pyrophosphatase/phosphodiesterase family member 1-like — MAAPPISGHPHPPGDSPLPTDALLARHEPHSAPAPQPPAASRFLIVLTAALAVSTSYLLLLRHPFSAASASTVSFARPLSKLPKPVVLLISSDGFRFGYHHKAPTPHIRRLIANGTSAAEGLIPVFPTLTFPNHYSIVTGLHPSSHGIINNFFPDPVSGDKFTMGSHEPKWWLGEPLWVTAADQGVQASTFFWPGSEVKKGSWDCPDKYCRQYNGSVPFEDRVDAILGYFDLPADQMPQLLTLYFEDPDHQGHQVGPDDPAITAAVTHIDEMIGRLIAGLEARGVFEDVNIILVGDHGMVGTCDQKLVFLEELAPWIEVKADWVLSRTPLLAIRPPDGVSPAEVVSKMNEGLSSGKVKNGQYLKMYLKEDLPSRLHYSESYRIPPIIGLVDEGYKVEMEISKKKQCGGAHGYDNAFFSMRTIFIAHGPRFEEGKIVPSFVNVEIYNVIASILSLKPAPNNGSSFFSGTVLLPSE; from the coding sequence ATGGCAGCCCCGCCCATCTCCGGCCACCCCCATCCCCCCGGCGACTCGCCGCTCCCGACCGACGCCCTCCTCGCCCGCCACGAACCCCACTCCGCCCCCGCGCCCCAGCCCCCCGCCGCCTCCCGCTTCCTCATCGTCCTCACCGCCGCCCTCGCCGTCTCCACCTcctacctcctcctcctccgccatcccttctccgccgcctccgcctccaccgTGTCCTTCGCACGGCCGCTGTCCAAGCTCCCGAAGCCGGTGGTCCTCCTCATATCCTCCGACGGCTTCCGCTTCGGCTACCACCACAAGGCCCCCACCCCGCACATCCGCCGCCTCATCGCCAATGGCACCTCCGCCGCCGAGGGCCTCATCCCCGTCTTCCCCACCCTCACCTTCCCCAACCActactccatcgtcaccggcctcCACCCTTCCTCCCACGGCATCATCAACAACTTCTTCCCCGACCCCGTCTCGGGGGACAAGTTCACCATGGGCTCCCACGAGCCCAAGTGGTGGCTCGGGGAGCCGCTCTGGGTCACCGCCGCCGACCAGGGGGTCCAGGCCTCCACCTTCTTCTGGCCGGGCTCCGAGGTGAAGAAGGGATCCTGGGACTGCCCCGACAAGTATTGCCGCCAGTATAATGGCTCTGTGCCATTCGAGGACAGGGTTGACGCCATCCTCGGTTACTTCGATCTCCCGGCTGACCAAATGCCGCAGCTTCTGACACTCTACTTTGAGGATCCAGATCACCAGGGGCACCAGGTTGGTCCTGATGACCCAGCCATCACCGCTGCCGTGACGCACATTGACGAGATGATTGGGAGGCTCATTGCTGGTTTGGAAGCTAGGGGGGTGTTCGAGGATGTCAACATTATTTTGGTTGGGGATCATGGGATGGTTGGGACCTGCGACCAGAAGCTAGTGTTTCTCGAGGAATTGGCTCCATGGATCGAGGTGAAGGCTGATTGGGTTCTGTCGAGGACACCATTGCTGGCAATCAGGCCGCCAGATGGTGTATCACCGGCAGAGGTCGTGTCCAAGATGAACGAAGGGCTGAGCTCTGGGAAGGTGAAGAATGGGCAATATCTGAAGATGtacttgaaggaggatttgcctTCTCGCCTGCATTACTCGGAAAGCTATAGGATACCACCAATTATCGGGCTGGTAGATGAAGGTTATAAGGTGGAGATGGAAATATCAAAGAAAAAACAGTGTGGAGGGGCGCACGGGTATGACAATGCCTTCTTCTCAATGAGGACCATATTCATCGCACACGGACCTCGTTTCGAGGAGGGTAAAATTGTGCCCTCCTTTGTGAATGTGGAGATATACAATGTCATTGCTTCCATTCTCAGTTTGAAGCCAGCTCCAAACAATGGCTCCAGTTTTTTCTCTGGAACAGTTCTTTTGCCGAGTGAATGA
- the LOC123442879 gene encoding uncharacterized protein LOC123442879 isoform X2, with translation MSPQGTNEVQSNQLNTMATDAPAGDPGSLAVAINDNRKVSREDIELVQNLIERCLQLYMTKGEVVRTLSTRARIEPGFTTLVWQKLEEENPEFFRAYYIRLKLKRQIILFNHLLQHQCNLMKYPAHPNVPLAPMQNGMHPMPVNNLPMGYPVLQQPLMPAPGQPHIDPMVCGLSSGHVVNGIPAPGGYQPIRMNSGNDMVVDNGAPEVAHTGAMSSEMAVSPSSAASTNHAPFTPSEIPGMAMDTSMLDSAFGSDIGNTEPLQLGPDGSSRDSIRSLGQLWNFSLSDLTADLTSLGDLEALENYEGTPFLPSDSDLLLDSPDHNDDIVEYFADAINGSQSDEEKS, from the exons ATGTCACCCCAAGGTACCAATGAAGTGCAAAGTAACCAACTAAACACAATGGCCACTGATGCTCCTGCAGGAGATCCTGGTTCTTTGGCAGTTGCTATTAATGATAATAGAAAAGTTTCCCGTGAAGACATTGAACTT GTCCAGAATTTGATAGAGCGCTGTCTGCAGTTATACATGACCAAAGGAGAGGTTGTTAGGACGCTTTCTACTCGAGCGAGAATAGAACCTGGCTTCACTACTTTAG TATGGCAGAAACTCGAAGAAGAGAACCCTGAATTCTTTCGGGCTTACTATATAAGATTGAAACTGAAAAGACAGATTATCTTGTTCAACCATTTGTTGCAGCATCAGTGTAATTTGATGAAATATCCAGCACATCCTAATGTTCCACTAGCTCCAATGCAAAACGGGATGCATCCTATGCCAG TTAACAATCTACCGATGGGGTATCCAGTACTTCAACAACCTCTGATGCCTGCTCCCGGCCAACCTCACATTGATCCTATGGTTTGTGGTCTATCCAGCGGTCATGTGGTGAATGGGATCCCTGCACCAGGTGGCTATCAACCAATTCGCATGAACTCCGGAAATGA CATGGTTGTGGACAACGGTGCACCTGAAGTTGCACATACTGGTGCCATGTCATCCGAGATGGCTGTGAGTCCCTCATCAGCAGCATCAACCAACCATGCTCCTTTCACTCCGTCGGAGATACCAGGGATGGCCATGGATACATCAATGCTAGATTCAGCATTTGGTTCTGACATAGGGAACACAGAACCTCTGCAATTAGGTCCAGATGGTTCGTCAAGGGATTCCATCCGATCCTTGGGGCAGCTCTGGAATTTCAGCCTCTCTGATCTTACAGCTGATTTGACAAGTTTAGGAG ATTTGGAGGCTCTTGAGAACTATGAAGGTACCCCTTTCCTGCCCTCGGACTCGGACCTCTTACTTGATTCCCCAGACCATAATGATGACATAG TTGAGTACTTTGCCGACGCCATCAACGGGAGTCAATCAGATGAAGAGAAGTCATAG
- the LOC123442879 gene encoding uncharacterized protein LOC123442879 isoform X1: protein MKDSQDIQSTTELQMSPQGTNEVQSNQLNTMATDAPAGDPGSLAVAINDNRKVSREDIELVQNLIERCLQLYMTKGEVVRTLSTRARIEPGFTTLVWQKLEEENPEFFRAYYIRLKLKRQIILFNHLLQHQCNLMKYPAHPNVPLAPMQNGMHPMPVNNLPMGYPVLQQPLMPAPGQPHIDPMVCGLSSGHVVNGIPAPGGYQPIRMNSGNDMVVDNGAPEVAHTGAMSSEMAVSPSSAASTNHAPFTPSEIPGMAMDTSMLDSAFGSDIGNTEPLQLGPDGSSRDSIRSLGQLWNFSLSDLTADLTSLGDLEALENYEGTPFLPSDSDLLLDSPDHNDDIVEYFADAINGSQSDEEKS, encoded by the exons ATGAAGGATTCTCAG GATATTCAGAGCACGACAGAGCTGCAGATGTCACCCCAAGGTACCAATGAAGTGCAAAGTAACCAACTAAACACAATGGCCACTGATGCTCCTGCAGGAGATCCTGGTTCTTTGGCAGTTGCTATTAATGATAATAGAAAAGTTTCCCGTGAAGACATTGAACTT GTCCAGAATTTGATAGAGCGCTGTCTGCAGTTATACATGACCAAAGGAGAGGTTGTTAGGACGCTTTCTACTCGAGCGAGAATAGAACCTGGCTTCACTACTTTAG TATGGCAGAAACTCGAAGAAGAGAACCCTGAATTCTTTCGGGCTTACTATATAAGATTGAAACTGAAAAGACAGATTATCTTGTTCAACCATTTGTTGCAGCATCAGTGTAATTTGATGAAATATCCAGCACATCCTAATGTTCCACTAGCTCCAATGCAAAACGGGATGCATCCTATGCCAG TTAACAATCTACCGATGGGGTATCCAGTACTTCAACAACCTCTGATGCCTGCTCCCGGCCAACCTCACATTGATCCTATGGTTTGTGGTCTATCCAGCGGTCATGTGGTGAATGGGATCCCTGCACCAGGTGGCTATCAACCAATTCGCATGAACTCCGGAAATGA CATGGTTGTGGACAACGGTGCACCTGAAGTTGCACATACTGGTGCCATGTCATCCGAGATGGCTGTGAGTCCCTCATCAGCAGCATCAACCAACCATGCTCCTTTCACTCCGTCGGAGATACCAGGGATGGCCATGGATACATCAATGCTAGATTCAGCATTTGGTTCTGACATAGGGAACACAGAACCTCTGCAATTAGGTCCAGATGGTTCGTCAAGGGATTCCATCCGATCCTTGGGGCAGCTCTGGAATTTCAGCCTCTCTGATCTTACAGCTGATTTGACAAGTTTAGGAG ATTTGGAGGCTCTTGAGAACTATGAAGGTACCCCTTTCCTGCCCTCGGACTCGGACCTCTTACTTGATTCCCCAGACCATAATGATGACATAG TTGAGTACTTTGCCGACGCCATCAACGGGAGTCAATCAGATGAAGAGAAGTCATAG